The following are encoded together in the Drosophila takahashii strain IR98-3 E-12201 chromosome X, DtakHiC1v2, whole genome shotgun sequence genome:
- the Rrp47 gene encoding nuclear nucleic acid-binding protein C1D, which translates to MSQGNNTADKGLPCDLYLDKTLQDDANMQGILKTFYGSIEVLEADLEKALALQAGRTLTANEQIKLDSYMAYLNSTLFWIHLKLQGVDVAKHGVMHDLGRAKELLARDKEINASLAAPRLDLQAAKRFIAAGTHTRFVDMDGVMVTEKQYNKSLQATEK; encoded by the exons ATGTCTCAAGGAAACAATACTGCTGACAAGGGGCTGCCCTGTGACCTTTACCTGGACAAAACGCTGCAGGATGATGCGAATATGCAAGGAATACTGAAGACCTTCTACGGCAGCATTGAGGTTCTGGAAGCGGACCTGGAAAAGGCACTGGCGCTCCAAGCAGGACGCACATTGACCGCAAACGAGCAAATCAAACTGGATAGCTACATGGCCTACCTGAATAGCACGCTGTTTTGGATACACCTGAAACTGCAGGGCGTAGATGTCGCAAAG CACGGTGTAATGCACGATTTGGGGCGCGCCAAAGAACTACTTGCCCGCGATAAGGAAATAAACGCTTCTCTGGCGGCCCCGAGATTGGATTTGCAGGCTGCCAAGCGATTTATTGCCGCCGGAACGCACACGCGTTTCGTAGACATGGACGGAGTTATGGTCACCGAAAAACAGTATAATAAAAGTCTGCAAGCAActgagaaataa
- the LOC108056141 gene encoding protein tramtrack, beta isoform, translating into MSGVTQEFCVRWNSHLGSIGAAFPQLLAGQRFVDVTLACEGTQVHCHRLVLAACSTYFEAILAEHPCKHPVIILPREIKLWEIQALVDFMYKGEVNVTQAGLGQLLRCAEQLQIRGLYGSEATINYKKLHQASLEAGGSKDLLAGAQRSIKHVDSTETDDAATNSTTSTITTSSALPVNQQQQQQQQQQQPQHQPTVLKRQNQDVRQQQQQQRPQLNGSNAQQQPTSKGSHSNAPTEEDSGDEVSNNWSAYGEPFEDVQAVAGKMNAQMSLQQTRIQMQLQQQHYLDSQIEDDHNYVAAHDENNESSSFAAGMASSVGLDTDLIDTSANTSGGLLSHNSIDGYTSYKRVRRSEASLAQAAKCVSKGETFQTVSNMFNIPVSTIRFYMARKGILPKRKRGRGASHAGNIIITTNSGKLSTVPASATHSQSQSQSHPHHLHLQSSQSHPQSQSQMSLDGLQLKTGSGSNSPAAATATSMSPSFDMASSGADIVPFHLHSDAAAAFKLNDQKLHMI; encoded by the exons ATGAGCGGCGTTACCCAGGAATTTTGTGTACGCTGGAACAGCCACTTGGGGAGCATTGGGGCTGCGTTTCCGCAGCTCCTGGCGGGCCAGCGATTTGTGGACGTGACACTGGCCTGCGAGGGCACCCAGGTGCACTGCCATCGCCTCGTCCTGGCCGCCTGCTCCACCTACTTCGAGGCGATACTGGCCGAGCATCCGTGCAAGCATCCCGTCATCATATTGCCCCGTGAGATCAAGCTATGGGAGATCCAGGCCCTGGTCGACTTCATGTACAAGGGCGAGGTCAATGTCACGCAAGCGGGTCTTGGCCAGCTGCTCCGTTGTGCCGAGCAGCTACAGATACGCGGCCTCTACGGTTCCGAGGCGACGATAAACTACAAGAAGCTCCATCAGGCGAGCCTTGAGGCTGGAGGATCCAAGGATCTCTTGGCAGGCGCACAGCGAAGCATTAAGCATGTGGACAGCACGGAGACGGATGATGCAGCCACTAATTCAACCACCTCAACGATAACCACCTCCTCCGCTCTACCAGTtaaccagcaacagcagcagcagcaacagcagcagcagccgcaacaTCAGCCGACAGTATTGAAGCGCCAAAATCAGGATgtccgccagcagcagcagcagcagcgacctCAGTTAAATGGCAGCAATGCTCAACAACAGCCAACATCCAAGGGCAGCCACTCGAATGCCCCGACCGAAGAAGACTCCGGCGACGAGGTGTCCAACAATTGGAGTGCCTACGGGGAGCCCTTCGAGGATGTGCAGGCGGTGGCCGGCAAAATGAATGCCCAAATGTCCCTGCAGCAGACGAG GATACaaatgcagctgcagcagcagcactatTTGGATTCCCAAATTGAGGACGATCACAACTATGTAGCCGCACACGATGAGAACAATGAGAGCAGCAGTTTCGCTGCAGGAATGGCCTCCTCCGTCGGCCTGGACACTGATCTCATCGACACATCGGCCAACACTTCCGGCGGACTGCTCAGTCACAATTCAATCGACGGCTATACCTCATACAAACGCGTACGACGCTCGGAGGCATCGCTGGCACAGGCGGCCAAATGTGTTTCGAAGGGCGAGACATTCCAAACGGTCAGCAATATGTTCAATATTCCCGTCTCCACCATTCGTTTCTATATGGCGCGAAAGGGTATACTGCCGAAACGGAAACGCGGACGCGGTGCTTCCCATGCCGGCAACATAATAATCACAACAAACTCAGGAAAACTCTCAACCGTCCCTGCGAGCGCCACCCATTCTCAGTCTCAATCTCAGTCGCATCCCcatcatctccatctccaatCATCTCAATCGCATCCCCAGTCTCAGTCTCAAATGTCCTTGGACGGCCTGCAGCTAAAAACGGGCAGCGGTAGCAATAGTCCGGCAGCTGCAACGGCCACTTCGATGTCACCATCATTTGATATGGCCTCCTCGGGAGCGGATATCGTGCCTTTTCACCTGCACAGTGATGCGGCGGCGGCATTCAAGCTCAACGATCAGAAGCTGCACATGATCTAG
- the Stim gene encoding stromal interaction molecule homolog isoform X2, whose protein sequence is MRKDTIWNYSFIFICCVLKSISSQDHGSHTVSVVSNRYNTQQHQYKQNPNVAPRHSSHEAGSQSLHHSQSEHATHIAASHAGSGGEHSTHLEQNLHRSSYNLLSEAMSQAVSNEFSRM, encoded by the exons ATGCGAAAGGATACCATTTGGAACTATTCCTTCATATTCATATGCTGTGTGCTGAAGAGCATAAGCTCGCAGGATCATGGATCGCACACAGTTTCCGTCGTCTCGAATCGCTACAACACGCAGCAGCATCAGTACAAGCAGAATCCCAATGTAGCCCCTCGTCACTCTTCCCACGAGGCTGGGAGTCAGAGTCTGCACCATTCTCAGTCGGAGCATGCGACCCATATCGCAGCATCGCATGCCGGAAGCGGAGGAGAACACTCCACGCACCTTGAACAAAATCTGCATAGGAGCTCATACAATCTCCTCAGCGAAGCCATGTCCCAGGCTGTCAGCAATGAGTTCA gtagaaTGTAG